GTCAACAAACTCAAGCGTATCAACTTCCAATACGTCGTCAAGCGGCTGCGCGGCAAATGCTGGACTGCCAGTACAAATAGCAATCAAGAAGACTGCAATTAGTAGTTTGTTTCTCATATTCAAAACCTCCATATTATTCAACCAATCCAACTGATCGTAACACAAATAAGAGTAGATTATCTTCACTATCAACTTCGCAGCATTTCACCTCCCGGAAGAGTCTCCAACTAGTTTCCTATTTCACATCAATACATCATTCACATTCATCCCCACCCAATAATACGACCCTCTAGTGCGCCCGTCAATAAAAAACGTTCAACTACCTCAGAATGCGTAAAAAAAAGGTGGGTTTTTCAACCCACCTTTTTTATAGTATTTGTTAAGATCACGGCGGTGGAGGACCCTCCGTGAACAAGTAGGCTACCAGATAAGTAAGATCTTCAATGTTGATCTCTCCATATCCATTAACATTTCCACCTACACTATCGACCGGATCGCCACCGGTGAACAAATATGCTACCAGGGCCGTCAGATCCTGGATATTAATTTCGCCGTCGCAATTGCAGTCGCCATGAGGGCAGGCGATCACAATTTTCCCTGGAATTAGAACCGGCCAATAGTCACCCCAACGCGTCTCAATTTCGGAACTGTAGTTATTTTTCCTGGTGGTGTCAATAGTGACCACCTGACCGATTGGAGCCACATCCGAAACCGACACCCAAATATTGAAGATGATACCCGTATCCGGAACCAGATAGGTGGAACCAGTGCCTAGAATATTGGGGCGTAGTCTCAAGACATAAGTCTCGGTCCATTCATCAGAGGCAAGCGTAGTCATTTCTGCAAAGTAGTCTGTGCGAGTGCCTGCTGTTGATAGTGAGTCGAAAAATACCGTACCGTTAAAATCCCTAAGTTTGAATGCAAATACTATCTCTCTGACTTGGGTCGTATTCGTCAGGCGGACCGGTATAGCGGCGCTGGATTCGGTTACCAATTCGACTGAATCGATTACAAAAGTATCGGCGCGGGCCCAAACAAAATGTTCAAGATGCTCTTCTCCTGGCCCCAGCAGATTGTTTTCATCAATAACCAGCGAGACATCATAAACTCCCGGAGAGCTATATGTATGCTGTGGATGCTGCTCAACGGAGGTGTAGGTGTCGCCAAAAGACCAGTCCCAGCCGACCGGTGAATTGGGCGACAAATCTGTAAATTGCACCGTCAGTGGTACCTGACCATCGGTAATATCGGCAGTAAACTTAGCGTTGGCCAAACCACTCAGGGAACTCAGGGCATTGATCCGGCCGGTCCCCAACATACCGGTATATACCGGATTATTGACGGCAGTGATATCGTCGGCATTGACCGAGATAAGTGAATCAATCTGGGCTTTGGTGAGCGAAGGCATAGCGGAACGAATCAGCAATGCCAGACCAGCCACCATGGGTGATGCCATTGATGTGCCACCAATGGAAGCAGTAGTTGGAGTGTATTCGTCGGAATAGGTGGACAGGATATTGTCGCCTGGTGCCGAGACATCGATCCAGTAACCGTAATTCGAGAACGATGATTTGATGTCCGAATACGGTCCCACCGAGGCCACTGAAATCATGCCCGGTACGCCATCGAAGTCATCTGGATCATCGATGTTATCATTGCCGGCGGCGTGGCAAAAAGTCACTCCGGCCGTCATAGCAGCGGAGGCGGCAAGGGCGCCGACGTAGGCTCCACCCCAACTGGCGTTGATAACGTCAGCACCCATCATGACAGCATAGTCAATGGCGGTAGCGCAGTTGTTGGAGTTCACATAACCGAGGCCATCAGCAGCTACAGCACCAACACGAAGACACATTATTTGGATACCACGATAAGAGCGGTGTCCCCCATACCAACCCCCCGCCACGCCAGTGACATCTATGCCGTTGTTGGTCGCGGCAGCCGCGATACCGGCGACATGAGTACCATGCCCCCCGAAGTCATTAGGATCAGGATCGGGAGTGCCGCAATCTTCGCCCTCCCAGCAACCTCCCGTGAGTCCAGAGAGGAAATCGTAACCGATGAGATCATCGACGTAGCCATTACCGTCGTCATCCACTCCATTTAGGTCGTCTACATCAAACACAACACCGTCACCGTCAATGTCCTCACCAGGATTAATCCAGATATTGTCCATCAGGTCGGGGTGATTATAGTTAACGCCCCCATCAATGCAGCCATATTTGATCTTGCTCGAGCCGGTCTCAATGTCCCAGGCGTCGTAGAAATAAGGATCTGGCGGGCCAGGTTCCATAGCCCACTGCGAAGACCACTGGGGGTCATCCGGGGAGGCTGTCATAGGAATAGCCCAGACCGGCTCAGCCATGCGGATATTGGGGTTTTGTATCAGGTCGCTGATGACATCGTATACGTCAATTTCTTCCGGGAACTGCAGTTCGCACCATCTTGTGAGATCATGAAGTCCTGATCCCGCCTTCGGACGCTCTATTCGACCGGGGAAAATCTTGCTCATCTCACTAATGTCGTGTTTTGCGAAAATCGGATCCAGGCTCGGGAGGTTGAGCGAAACCCGCCCGAATGCTTTGGCCAATTGTTCAAATTCGACATTGTCCTCAAACTGAACTGACACCCGCCCCTCTATTACGTAGGGCTGTGGCTGGTCCTGATCAGCATAGTATCTAGCGTGGCTAGTACCTGTGAACAGGAGCGCCACCATCAGAAGTGTCATTGTTAAACGACACGAATTCAATCCAAATCTCCGCATACAATTCTCCAAACTAATCTCTTTGCGATTCATATCTCTCTACGATTAATAACGACACAAATGGTCGATCAGTTCACTACATCTCCGTCTGTATAGACGCGATTCAATATGTGGCGGTTCAGTGAGACTCTCAGTTTTGGTCTGTCAGTGCTTCCGAGGTCACACAGAATGAAGTATAAACGTCCAAACCAACAGGACTTGAACCCTAACTGCGCTCAAGTGTATTTCGTTACTCTAATATAGTGAGAAATGCCCCGATTCCAAGAAAAAAAGATCGCCCTGGCAGAAGCCAGGACGACCATATTCTACGAGAGACAGAAGAACTATCTGTCTATTAAGGTATAACTGAGCAATCTGGAGGGACCGCCCCACCAGTGAACATAAAGGCTACCAAATAAGTTAGGTCACCAATATTGATAGGACCGGAGCCATCGACGTTAGCCATTATGTTACATGGGGGTGCTGCCCCACCAGTGAACATAAAGGCTACCAAGAAAGTTAAGTCACCAATATTGATAGGAGCTACACCATCAACGTTACCGCGTTCATCGCAAGGACACAGGTCATCCTTATACCAACGAACGCCATCGTTGATGACTGCTGCGACTCGAGCGGGGGCTACGCCCTTCGGCGGAGTCTCCACGGTGTCGCTAATCGGTACCGACCAGAGTTGCTTCCAGACCAACAACTTCTTGCCGACCTTAAGAGTGTAGTCGTGCTGGAATGTCATGACCATATGCAGATCGTAAACTACTGTGTCATCATCTGTGTATGGCTTCCAGCCTTCAGTTTCGGTCATCAGCATATGGAGCGTGTCGCTCTCGTAACCGGCGTCATTCCCGTATACATAGCGGCCATTCGATTCCGTGTATGCATTGTAGAACGGACGCTCGGCCTCGGTACCGTCGTCAATTGCAACATATTTAAACGAATCCGGGTTATCATCTTGTTCAAACATACCGAGGAATGTTATTCCACCATAACGTGAATTGTTATAATTAATACCACAATCCTCAGGGTAATCAATAGAAGTGTCCGCGTAGTAGACACCCTGTTGCCAGATAGACAACAAGTCATGATCATAGCCGCTCGAGTTCATGTTACTATCGCCTGGAACATCCCAGTCAAGCGCTTCACCGATGACAAGGCCGGTATGCTCATTGTCGCCGTTTCTGTCAGGGTTATCGTAGACTAACAAGCGCTCCCAGATTACGGTACAAGCGGTATCGGTGGTCTGCACGGCAAACGTCTTGGTTTCAATTATAATTGACGAATCCAGTGTATACGCCTTCGCATCATAGGCTTCGTAATCATGGTACTGATATGTATCGACCTCTTTCAATGGGTTGCCAATTTGTACGAAGCCGACAGTATCAGCATAGCCATTGCCGAAGATCGACCAGTTCATTTTGGCAGCTTCGCCTTCGTTCTTATATCCGATTACCGGCGAAGCCTGGTACAGGTAGTATTCGGCAGTAGTGTCACAGTCATCAGCGTAGCCCATGCTGATCTCTTCCTGAGCGCCCGCACCAATTGAAAGATTGTTATTGACTACGAGACTGATGCACGATGACAAAAGAGTATCCGGAGTTGGTGGATAAACCGTATCAGCAACAGTCATGCTGATAAGGAAAGTATCCGGCGACGTCGGAGCGTTAGTGACAAATTCGATACCACCTTCAAGCATCATAATGGTGCCCGGAGTATTGATGACGCCGTCCATGTTGACGTAGACCTCGGCATCAACAACGTTACCCAAGCCGGCTGGAATTTGCGTCTCAGGAATTGTGTGTCCCAGCCATTCATCCGTGATATAAGTGAGCTTAAACGGGGTGATTTTCGTGTCAAGAAAGTCTAACGCGGCATTACCAAGGTTCTCTAACCTGATGTCGGTAGTATCCGGGCGATTATGTTTGGTCCATGAAGGCCATTCAATCTCTATTGGCAAGAAACCAAGAAGAGGGTTAGATACCGCGTCAACACAGGATAACCGAGCCCACATTATGTCAGCTGTTTGCCAGGTACCTTCGTCATAGACAATTGCACCAGGACTTCTGTCATAAATGTATTGGAGGTCGAGGTAGTTGCCAGCACCAGTGGTATTGTCTTCACCCGGGTACATAAAGACCTGGGCAGTGTCATCACTCTCATCACCCACAGTAATGCCGTACCTGGACATTGACGGATAGGCGTCACTCCAACACGGACCACCATCACCCATAGCTGAGTCGCAACCAGGGGAATAGGAATTCGTGACGTTACGGGCTGCATCCCAGGTCAGACCACCGTCTTCCGAAACGACCACCCACAGCTCACCATTTGCAGAACCGCCCGGGAACCCAGGATTGGATTCGACAGCGCAGTCATCGAAGATAGCTGGCTCAGCGGCACCGTCGTTATATTGGTTGAAGAGGATGTAGTGGAAGCCACGGCATTGCGAGATGCTCATCCTGGCGACGTTCAGGTGCCAGGTTGGGGGGGTACAAGTTGTCTGATCCCAGTCATAAGCATGAGCAACACGGAGTGTATTTTTGTTTTCAGACCAGTGGAACATACGTCCCCTGAAGTAGCCGGCGTTGCTGTTAGTATAGGCATCCGTCGGCCAATAGCTGGCGGCAAACACAATGTGTAATTCGTCGTCGTCTGCATCCAACAAACAGCTGAGATCAGCGTACGGACGATAACCGTCTTCTTCCAATTCATTGACAGCATATTGGGTTATGTTCGTATCTGACCACGTGCCGACATCACCATTGGTTGCACTGACCGTATACCAGACGTCGCTATCCCATTGGTTAAACCGCGGGGGATCGCAAGGAGTCTTGTCGGAACTGGAAGGGCCACCAGGTACACATGGGAGAGGTGCCGTCCAAACCATAACTACCTTGCCGCCATCTGGGTCCGCGGCGATATCATGAGACAGAACATGAACTGTATCAAGGGTGAAAGAAGCATCAATATCCCAGTATGCTTCCGCATCAGGTTTTCCACCGACACGACGGTAGTAGTTGAGAGCTCCTGATTCACCGGCCGCAGCCTTTGATTCCTGGCAAAGTACATGCAAGAATGGACCACCGGTAGCGGGTTCAGTCCAGGCGAACTTTGGCCAGATAGTTTCTGCATCCGCGTCCAGGGTACCGATTGCTGCGAACTCTCTCGGGACGTGTTCACCTTCGAAAGTCGAAGCCAGCGCTGAAAAATCCCAATAGAAGTGAGGATTATAAAAAAGAGGTCCGCCATCGGCACCGGAGCCATCCATATCGTTATGACCACCGACGATAGCACGGTTGGTGCTGGTTACGGCGATATTAACATATCCGGCTCTCTCATCGTCCAACTGCAATGCAGTTTCGGAGCCAAATTGTTCAGCGCCTAAGTTGTAGCCGTTATATTTAAATTTACGAGAATCAGCACCAGTGATTGCTCTACCAGGAAGATACATCCAAGAAATATGGACGAAGGTTCCCTCGGTAGAGGTCTTGGACTCAATCATCCGGCCCATAGAGCCGTTATGCTGGTAATCGTAATTGGTCCAGCCCATAAACGTACCTGGTGATTCGGCCCGGGAGAAGCTGCCAAGAGCCTGATCGAAATCAGCATCCCTATATACTACACCAGAATTATGCTCATCAGGGAACGCATACTCGGACATTTTGATAACTCGTTCGTCAATCACCCGTCGTTGAACCGGCGATTTGGCGGCCGAAGCAGTCATCGCGAGAAATGCGAACATGAGCAAGGAGAGAATTAACAACGAGGATATTTTCCTTGTCATCAGTTGCTCCTTTCGAGAGGTTTGAGTTTTCCCAACCTATTTCTCAGAGAAAAATAAGTCAATTAATTTGCACCTTGTGGAAAGTGTTCTTATGGTCAAGCGTCAATTACGTCATGAAACGCAAGCAATACGCTCAATCATACATAACAAAACTCTTTTGTAAACGACCTCCTTTCCTAATCCCCAATGTGAGCCACACATCAGGTGATTGGCTAAGTTTCGAGAAGGATCTTTCGTCCTTAGAAATTGGTTGTTGAAGCAAGCGTTCGTAAAACACCATTTCGTCAAAGTTCTTCGTAATCAGTTATCTGGATAGTACCAGTATTAGTTTAAGCAAGTGTTTCGAACCTCATCATATTAAGGTTGAACGCCTAAGAGAAAAAAAACGTAAGATCATTAGATCTGGTCACACCACTTCCAGTGATTGCGCTACTATTATAAGCGGATATCCATATTATGTCAAGCGATTTCACACACACAATTTACATAAACAGTATTACACAACACCGGGCGCAACAAAAAAGCCACCCAAGCGGGTGGCCTTTTTGAGGGCTTTGGTGTTATGATTTCGTGGCGCAGTTATTGCGGCGGTCGTGGACCGTCACTGTAAAGGAAGTTGACCATGTAGACTATGTCTGCTACCCGAATAAAACCGTCCATATCCGCGTCGCCTGATTCCAGTGGATATGGAGCTGGTCCACCTCGGAACAGGTAATTTACAAGGAAGACAATATCATAGACATTGTAAGATCCGCTCACATCCGCATCGCCACGCTTGGTACTTACTACGCTGTAATAAGTTATGATAGTATCGGCGAGTCCAAGCGGGTCGCTTACAATAAACCGCACCTCATTGACCGTCCCTAGGTCGGCTAAGTCCGGATCGTAGACATACCTCGCATTCCCACCACCGTCGTTGATCAGTGCCGCTCCGAGGAGTG
This sequence is a window from Candidatus Zixiibacteriota bacterium. Protein-coding genes within it:
- a CDS encoding S8 family serine peptidase, which produces MTLLMVALLFTGTSHARYYADQDQPQPYVIEGRVSVQFEDNVEFEQLAKAFGRVSLNLPSLDPIFAKHDISEMSKIFPGRIERPKAGSGLHDLTRWCELQFPEEIDVYDVISDLIQNPNIRMAEPVWAIPMTASPDDPQWSSQWAMEPGPPDPYFYDAWDIETGSSKIKYGCIDGGVNYNHPDLMDNIWINPGEDIDGDGVVFDVDDLNGVDDDGNGYVDDLIGYDFLSGLTGGCWEGEDCGTPDPDPNDFGGHGTHVAGIAAAATNNGIDVTGVAGGWYGGHRSYRGIQIMCLRVGAVAADGLGYVNSNNCATAIDYAVMMGADVINASWGGAYVGALAASAAMTAGVTFCHAAGNDNIDDPDDFDGVPGMISVASVGPYSDIKSSFSNYGYWIDVSAPGDNILSTYSDEYTPTTASIGGTSMASPMVAGLALLIRSAMPSLTKAQIDSLISVNADDITAVNNPVYTGMLGTGRINALSSLSGLANAKFTADITDGQVPLTVQFTDLSPNSPVGWDWSFGDTYTSVEQHPQHTYSSPGVYDVSLVIDENNLLGPGEEHLEHFVWARADTFVIDSVELVTESSAAIPVRLTNTTQVREIVFAFKLRDFNGTVFFDSLSTAGTRTDYFAEMTTLASDEWTETYVLRLRPNILGTGSTYLVPDTGIIFNIWVSVSDVAPIGQVVTIDTTRKNNYSSEIETRWGDYWPVLIPGKIVIACPHGDCNCDGEINIQDLTALVAYLFTGGDPVDSVGGNVNGYGEINIEDLTYLVAYLFTEGPPPP